The following coding sequences lie in one Cronobacter universalis NCTC 9529 genomic window:
- the tolB gene encoding Tol-Pal system beta propeller repeat protein TolB produces MKQALRLAFSFLMLWAAVLHAEVRIEITQGVDSARPIGVVPFKWAGPGAAPEDIGGIVAADLRNSGKFNPLDRSRLPQQPASAQEVQPAAWSALGIDAVVVGQVTPNGDGSYTVAYQLVDTGGAPGTVLAQNSYKVNKQWLRYAGHTASDEVFEKLTGIKGAFRTRIAYVVQTNGGQFPYELRVSDYDGYNQFVVHRSPQPLMSPAWSPDGSKVAYVTFESGRSALVIQTLSNGAVRQVASFPRHNGAPAFSPDGSKLAFALSKTGSLNLYVMDIGSGQIRQVTDGRSNNTEPTWYPDSQTLAYTSDQAGRPQVYKVNINGGAPQRVTWEGSQNQDADVSSDGKFMVMVSSNGGAQNIAKLDLVTGGVQTLSSTFLDETPSLAPNGTMVIYSSSQGMGSVLNLVSTDGRFKARLPATDGQVKFPAWSPYL; encoded by the coding sequence ATGAAGCAGGCATTACGTTTAGCATTTAGTTTTCTGATGCTGTGGGCAGCCGTGCTGCACGCAGAAGTACGCATCGAGATAACCCAGGGGGTTGACTCGGCGCGTCCGATTGGGGTGGTGCCGTTCAAGTGGGCAGGCCCGGGCGCCGCGCCTGAAGATATCGGCGGCATCGTGGCGGCGGATCTGCGCAACAGCGGTAAATTCAACCCGCTCGATCGCTCCCGTCTGCCGCAGCAGCCCGCTTCCGCGCAGGAAGTTCAGCCGGCGGCATGGTCTGCGCTCGGTATTGACGCGGTCGTGGTAGGGCAGGTGACGCCGAACGGCGACGGCAGCTATACCGTGGCGTATCAGCTGGTCGACACTGGCGGCGCGCCGGGCACCGTGCTCGCGCAGAACTCCTACAAAGTGAACAAGCAGTGGCTGCGTTACGCAGGCCATACCGCAAGCGACGAAGTGTTTGAGAAGCTGACCGGCATCAAAGGCGCTTTCCGCACCCGTATCGCTTACGTGGTTCAGACCAACGGCGGCCAGTTCCCGTACGAACTGCGCGTCTCTGACTACGACGGCTACAACCAGTTTGTGGTTCACCGCTCACCGCAGCCGCTGATGTCTCCGGCCTGGTCGCCGGATGGCAGCAAGGTCGCTTACGTGACCTTTGAAAGCGGTCGTTCTGCGCTGGTTATCCAGACGTTGTCTAACGGCGCCGTGCGTCAGGTGGCCTCGTTCCCGCGTCACAACGGTGCGCCGGCCTTCTCGCCGGACGGCAGCAAACTGGCCTTCGCGCTCTCTAAAACCGGCAGCCTGAACCTGTACGTGATGGATATCGGCTCCGGCCAGATCCGCCAGGTAACTGACGGTCGCAGCAACAACACCGAACCGACCTGGTATCCGGACAGCCAGACGCTGGCCTATACCTCTGACCAGGCCGGTCGTCCGCAGGTTTATAAAGTCAACATCAACGGCGGTGCGCCGCAGCGCGTGACCTGGGAAGGTTCTCAGAACCAGGATGCTGACGTAAGCTCTGACGGTAAATTTATGGTGATGGTGAGCTCCAATGGCGGCGCTCAGAACATCGCTAAACTGGATCTGGTAACGGGTGGCGTGCAGACTCTGTCGTCAACGTTCCTGGATGAAACGCCAAGTCTGGCACCTAACGGCACTATGGTTATCTACAGCTCTTCTCAGGGGATGGGATCCGTGCTGAACCTGGTTTCTACAGATGGGCGTTTCAAAGCGCGTCTTCCG